From one Solanum lycopersicum chromosome 12, SLM_r2.1 genomic stretch:
- the LOC101262694 gene encoding uncharacterized protein, whose product MNILILLRHSRIWKSDVMYERYKSDGIVTGENISFMNLISAIAVELDKGVEAIINFDATTGVIMCVEGEKNDAKALNIIESSIDDAYYIPEIDVDKYISNTNNSVVEENHMYKDNLTLKAVMENYKVKNSFNFKVKRSDNKRKNSETFIVRYFNSEHTCPLRDEVLSKVQATVGFVSGVTAPKLGNHKRKHTPSDIIDNIREMYGVEISYQQAWHIKEHALKLIIGKPAVGYINMPRYIYMLETVYPNSYIRMHKFEYNEFVYLFISQRPMMRGFEFCRPVVVVDVSHLSGAYRGTFVSASTLNGAGCISPLANGIVDTENDCSWTWFFQQFKNAFGERKKMCVVSDKNESTKKGHLWKNVCSNFRRSKIILSDLFYSIAKAYRKDDFEKFMAKLDKIDGRVKKYLQDAGYEKWSKSHATVNRGRMMTSNIAECINGCLVDARQLPIIDFLEEVRILFGS is encoded by the exons ATGAATATTTTGATCTTGTTGCGACATTCTAGAATATGGAAAAGTGATGTTATGTATGAGCGATACAAAAGTGATGGGATAGTGACTGGTGAAAATATTTCGTTCATGAATCTTATTTCAGCAATTGCAGTTGAGCTGG ATAAAGGTGTTGAAGcgataataaattttgatgcAACAACAGGTGTCATCATGTGTGTTGAGGGTGAAAAAAACGACGCAAAGGCTCTAAATATTATTGAATCATCAATTGATGATGCATATTACATACCAGAAATAGATGTTGATAAGTATATATCAAACACCAATAATTCAGTTGTGGAAGAAAATCATATGTATAAGGATAATTTAACTCTTAAAGCGGTAATGGAAAATTACAAAGTAAAGAATAGTTTCAACTTTAAAGTTAAAAGATCTGATAACAAAAG GAAGAATTCAGAAACATTCATAGTGAGATACTTTAATAGTGAACATACATGTCCATTAAGGGATGAGGTATTAAGCAAGGTACAAGCCACAGTTGGGTTTGTTAGTGGTGTGACAGCGCCTAAATTAggaaatcataaaagaaaacatactcCTAGCGATATAATTGATAATATCAGGGAAATGTATGGCGTTGAGATTTCTTATCAACAAGCATGGCACATAAAAGAGCATGCATTGAAACTCATAATAGGTAAACCTGCTGTTGGATACATAAACATGCCAAGATACATATATATGCTTGAAACTGTGTATCCAAATTCATATATAAGGATGCATAAGTTTGAATACAATGAATTTGTGTATCTTTTCATATCACAAAGGCCAATGATGAGAGGATTTGAGTTCTGTAGGccagttgttgttgttgatgtgtCACATCTTAGTGGAGCTTATAGGGGTACATTTGTGTCTGCTAGTACACTCAATGGAGCAG GTTGCATATCGCCTTTGGCGAACGGAATTGTTGACACGGAGAATGATTGTTCATGGACATGGTTCTTTCAACAATTTAAGAATGCATTTGGTGAGAGGAAAAAAATGTGTGTTGTATCTGACAAAAATGAAAGCACAAAGAAAGGT CACCTCTGGAAAAATGTGTGTTCAAACTTTAGGAGAAGCAAGATCATTCTAAGTGATCTGTTTTATTCAATTGCTAAGGCTTATAGAAAagatgattttgaaaaatttatggcTAAATTGGATAAAATAGATGGAAGAGTAAAAAAGTATCTTCAAGATGCTGGGTATGAAAAGTGGTCTAAATCTCATGCAACAGTGAACCGTGGGAGAATGATGACTTCAAATATAGCTGAATGTATCAATGGTTGCCTTGTTGATGCACGACAACTACCTATTATAGATTTTTTGGAGGAAGTTAGAATTCTATTTGGTTCTTAA